Proteins from one Faecalibacterium sp. I3-3-33 genomic window:
- a CDS encoding DUF1287 domain-containing protein, whose amino-acid sequence MRSDRTRKDTAKYYAVVLAFLLFCSIIFYVQAHYQHTSASRPEDDYQGRIPQFHSSVDRDADGVDDQLDILNGAMAYVSTHPKYKSRYYETGYPDDGYGVCTDVVAYALKNAGYDLQVLVDADIREQPQDYMVAEPDANIDFRRVRNLKVFFAHTAAALTTDVSEIEEWQGGDVVIFERHIGIVSDRRNKNGVPYIIHHNDPWQAAYEQDILEKRTDIAGHYRISK is encoded by the coding sequence ATGCGTTCGGACAGAACCCGCAAGGATACAGCAAAGTATTATGCAGTGGTACTGGCATTTTTACTGTTTTGCAGCATCATATTTTATGTGCAGGCACATTACCAGCACACCTCGGCGTCCCGGCCGGAGGACGATTATCAGGGCAGGATACCGCAGTTTCATAGCAGCGTAGATCGGGATGCTGACGGCGTAGACGATCAATTGGATATTCTGAACGGAGCAATGGCCTATGTGAGCACACATCCAAAATACAAAAGCCGCTATTATGAGACCGGTTATCCTGACGATGGTTATGGCGTTTGCACCGATGTAGTTGCTTATGCCTTGAAGAATGCAGGATATGACCTGCAAGTGCTTGTGGATGCAGATATCCGGGAGCAGCCACAGGATTACATGGTAGCAGAACCGGATGCAAACATAGATTTCCGACGGGTGCGGAACCTGAAGGTGTTTTTTGCACACACAGCAGCTGCCCTGACCACAGATGTCTCAGAAATAGAGGAATGGCAGGGCGGCGATGTTGTGATTTTTGAAAGACATATCGGTATCGTGTCCGACCGGCGAAATAAAAACGGAGTGCCCTATATCATTCACCACAATGACCCATGGCAGGCGGCTTACGAGCAGGACATTCTGGAAAAACGCACCGACATCGCGGGCCATTACCGAATTTCAAAATAA